A single genomic interval of uncultured Desulfobulbus sp. harbors:
- a CDS encoding ferritin family protein, which translates to MKKFPALGAQEILALAIFLEENDERVYQDFADGLKETYPATARVLMAMGAEETVHRQRLTELYKRRFGEHIPFDSTAV; encoded by the coding sequence ATGAAGAAATTTCCAGCACTCGGTGCACAGGAGATTCTGGCCCTGGCCATCTTCCTGGAAGAAAACGATGAACGGGTTTATCAGGACTTCGCCGATGGCCTGAAAGAGACCTACCCGGCAACGGCCAGGGTGCTGATGGCCATGGGAGCGGAGGAAACGGTCCACCGGCAAAGGCTGACCGAACTTTACAAGCGCAGGTTCGGTGAGCATATCCCCTTTGATTCGACGGCAGTCTGA
- a CDS encoding flavin reductase family protein, which yields MAKIDWKPGTMIYPLPAVMVSLGETPEEYNIITIAWTGTICSDPPMCYVSVRPERHSYAILERTREFVINLTTRPLAFATDWCGVRSGRSYQKFAEMKLTPGQATVVRAPIIEEAPINIECRVVEIKRLGTHDMFIAEVVNVKADEQYINPATGAFDIAMAEPLVFAHGGYYGMGRKIGKFGFSVQKKRRKKKPQATKKRS from the coding sequence ATGGCAAAAATCGATTGGAAACCCGGAACCATGATCTATCCACTGCCGGCGGTCATGGTCAGCCTGGGCGAGACGCCCGAGGAATACAACATCATCACCATTGCCTGGACCGGGACCATCTGTTCCGACCCGCCGATGTGCTATGTTTCGGTGCGGCCCGAGCGCCACTCCTATGCTATTCTGGAACGGACCCGGGAATTCGTGATCAACCTCACCACCCGGCCCCTGGCCTTTGCCACAGACTGGTGCGGTGTGCGCTCCGGGCGGAGTTATCAGAAATTTGCCGAGATGAAACTGACGCCAGGGCAGGCAACCGTCGTGCGGGCGCCGATCATCGAAGAGGCGCCGATCAACATCGAGTGCCGGGTGGTCGAGATCAAACGCTTGGGGACGCACGACATGTTCATTGCCGAGGTGGTGAACGTCAAGGCGGACGAACAGTACATCAACCCCGCAACCGGCGCCTTTGATATCGCCATGGCCGAGCCCCTGGTTTTTGCCCACGGCGGCTATTACGGCATGGGGCGCAAGATCGGCAAGTTCGGTTTCTCGGTGCAGAAAAAACGGCGAAAAAAGAAACCGCAGGCCACAAAAAAGAGGTCTTAG
- a CDS encoding tetratricopeptide repeat protein, translating to MTEPKEQHDFVVRMARQAAQLPVDQHALPACDEEPFERAVQTAHQLNMLDAALALHQFLALSALARQDTDRAARHFTQLAKVGQELQRPQVEAVASHQLARIAREQHDPQQALLWFERALALLSPDEDAADMAIILHHLGSIHEEQGDLPQAEICSKKALALFEQLSNDQGIAGACHQLGQIAQEQRDLAVAARWHRRALPLFTNLGNSRGAASCCHQLGRIAQEQQDYAAAQEWYGQSLQLFEQLGSLHDAALNAHQLGRIAQEQREFEAAEQWYGEALRIFQQQHDHRSQANTCSQLGILAQEQCDFTTARTYHAQALQLYRQLESSLDIAHTCNQLAQIHQEQRDYQAAERWYAQALVLYEANNNTFESALTLGQLGYLKQLQHEHEQAGHWFLRAIQGFADQEDSYKMSTAMVFFLKNLQQADPQTAQQLRRLWEKADFDSIITLEELEEQVDADEAAP from the coding sequence ATGACAGAGCCGAAGGAGCAACATGATTTTGTCGTGCGCATGGCCCGGCAGGCCGCGCAACTCCCCGTGGATCAACACGCCCTGCCCGCCTGCGATGAAGAACCCTTTGAACGAGCCGTGCAAACGGCTCACCAGCTCAACATGCTCGATGCCGCGCTGGCCCTGCACCAGTTTCTTGCCCTGTCCGCCCTTGCACGGCAGGATACGGACCGGGCCGCCCGCCACTTCACCCAGCTGGCAAAAGTGGGTCAAGAGCTGCAACGGCCGCAGGTGGAAGCCGTTGCCAGTCATCAGCTGGCCCGAATCGCCCGGGAGCAGCACGACCCGCAACAGGCCCTCCTCTGGTTTGAGCGTGCCCTTGCGCTGCTCAGCCCGGACGAAGATGCAGCCGACATGGCCATCATCCTCCATCACCTGGGAAGCATCCATGAAGAACAGGGCGATCTGCCGCAGGCCGAGATCTGCTCCAAAAAGGCTCTGGCCCTGTTTGAACAGCTCAGCAACGACCAGGGGATCGCCGGAGCCTGCCACCAGCTGGGACAAATCGCCCAGGAACAACGCGACCTCGCCGTCGCCGCCCGCTGGCACAGACGGGCCCTTCCCCTGTTCACCAACCTGGGTAACAGCCGGGGGGCGGCCAGCTGCTGCCATCAACTGGGTCGCATTGCCCAGGAACAGCAGGACTATGCCGCGGCACAGGAATGGTACGGGCAATCACTGCAGCTCTTTGAGCAGTTGGGCAGCCTCCATGATGCTGCGCTCAACGCCCATCAACTGGGCCGAATCGCCCAGGAACAACGGGAGTTCGAGGCCGCCGAGCAGTGGTATGGCGAGGCCCTGCGAATTTTCCAACAGCAGCACGACCACCGCAGCCAGGCCAACACCTGCAGTCAGCTGGGGATTCTCGCCCAGGAGCAGTGCGATTTCACCACGGCCCGTACCTACCACGCCCAGGCGCTGCAACTCTATCGCCAGCTGGAAAGTTCCCTTGATATCGCCCACACCTGCAATCAATTGGCGCAAATTCACCAGGAGCAACGGGACTACCAGGCCGCGGAGCGATGGTATGCACAGGCACTGGTGCTCTACGAAGCGAACAACAACACTTTTGAGTCCGCCCTCACCCTGGGGCAACTGGGGTACCTCAAGCAGCTGCAGCACGAGCACGAACAGGCCGGTCACTGGTTTCTTCGCGCTATTCAAGGTTTTGCCGATCAGGAAGACAGCTATAAGATGAGTACCGCCATGGTCTTCTTCCTCAAAAATCTGCAGCAGGCCGATCCGCAGACCGCTCAACAGCTGCGCCGCCTGTGGGAAAAGGCGGACTTTGACAGCATCATCACCCTCGAGGAACTCGAGGAACAGGTCGATGCCGATGAGGCCGCCCCCTGA
- a CDS encoding hemolysin family protein has protein sequence MDLLLLAVLIALNGIFAMSEIAVLSSREVRLQKMAGERRRGATSALKLKNNPAAFLSTVQVGITMVGILSGAVGENALVEPLTRLLAGLPGLQSSAPHLALVLVVVGLTFFTVVIGELVPKHLGLLNPEKIASLVARPMRILARIAKPLVWLLAASSSQVLRLLNAQSQKEAGVSDEEIQLLMEQGARAGVFHESEQVLVANVLRLDELPVEAIMTHRQEVQLLDLSLPETELRSFLAQSAHSRIIACRGGWDDIAGLLRTADLLRAVLAGAPLEIEKHLRQPSFVPEHATTTQLLEHFRRAQLQCALVVDEYGDIQGLVTLADVLTAIVGEVPSANLSGLHSMTRREDGSWLVAGSVPIERVRSALGLKEELPGEADRAYHAIAGFIIHVLGRIPSESDHFEEQGYRFEVVDMDNHRIDKVLVTPVKNSD, from the coding sequence ATGGATTTATTACTGCTTGCGGTCTTGATAGCCCTCAACGGCATCTTTGCCATGTCGGAGATTGCCGTGCTCTCCAGTAGGGAGGTCCGGTTGCAGAAGATGGCCGGGGAACGGCGCCGGGGTGCCACGTCCGCCCTGAAGTTGAAAAATAACCCTGCCGCCTTCCTCTCCACGGTGCAGGTGGGAATCACCATGGTCGGTATTCTCAGCGGTGCCGTTGGCGAGAATGCCCTGGTAGAGCCCTTGACCCGCCTGCTGGCAGGCTTACCCGGGTTGCAGTCCTCGGCACCGCACCTTGCCCTTGTTCTCGTTGTGGTCGGCCTGACCTTTTTCACCGTAGTGATCGGTGAATTGGTCCCCAAACACCTGGGATTATTGAATCCGGAAAAAATCGCCTCGCTGGTGGCCCGGCCAATGCGTATTCTCGCCCGTATTGCCAAGCCCCTGGTCTGGTTGCTGGCGGCCTCCTCCAGTCAGGTGCTGCGGCTGCTCAATGCCCAGAGTCAGAAGGAGGCAGGGGTGAGCGACGAGGAAATCCAGTTGCTGATGGAGCAGGGGGCCAGGGCGGGGGTGTTCCACGAAAGCGAGCAGGTGCTGGTGGCCAACGTGCTCAGATTGGATGAGCTGCCGGTGGAGGCGATCATGACCCACCGCCAGGAGGTGCAGCTTCTCGATCTTTCCCTGCCGGAGACGGAGCTTCGTTCCTTTCTTGCCCAGAGTGCCCACTCGCGCATCATTGCCTGCCGCGGCGGCTGGGATGATATTGCCGGTCTGCTGCGCACCGCCGATCTGTTGCGGGCGGTACTGGCCGGTGCGCCGTTGGAGATCGAAAAGCATCTTCGCCAGCCGTCCTTTGTCCCCGAACATGCGACCACCACCCAGTTGCTGGAGCATTTTCGCAGGGCACAGCTGCAGTGCGCCCTGGTGGTTGACGAGTACGGCGACATTCAAGGGCTGGTGACCCTGGCCGACGTGCTGACCGCCATCGTCGGTGAGGTGCCTTCGGCCAATCTGAGCGGCCTCCACTCGATGACCCGGCGGGAGGACGGCTCCTGGCTGGTTGCCGGCTCGGTTCCCATTGAGCGGGTCCGCTCCGCCCTTGGCCTGAAAGAGGAGCTGCCCGGCGAGGCCGACCGCGCCTACCATGCCATCGCCGGTTTCATAATCCATGTGCTCGGGCGCATTCCCAGCGAATCCGACCACTTCGAAGAACAGGGCTACCGCTTCGAAGTGGTCGACATGGACAATCACCGCATCGACAAGGTCCTGGTGACCCCGGTCAAAAACTCAGATTGA
- a CDS encoding trypsin-like peptidase domain-containing protein, giving the protein MHNVVCPALIAGLFTFAPLHAHALTEQEILARNEASLVAVRALDPQSGTIVVGSGVVIAPQQVITSCGLVDGRGGLEVAKGAQKIAAKLLFADAEKGLCLLAADGLAATTAERGRSSGLSMQQSIWAVGMGDKAAALESGVLTQLRGGTQPLIETTLLGTRQTLGRGLFDRDGRLIGIATVFEDNGQNLYFAAPIEWLDSLQPDAEPGGLNRKIHWIKRAALMEEAADWQRLHDVSRQWADEFPQEPAAWHTLGYACIGLHASSEARAAFQETIRINPDDIDGWSNLGFIYTDLEQLPQAVGAYQKVVQIDPRDTDGWLNLSLAYEAVGDHAQAMKAAEELARLDVTRADELRSFLQQKGGAGFDDVEEPAHP; this is encoded by the coding sequence ATGCACAACGTCGTTTGTCCGGCCCTGATTGCCGGGCTGTTCACCTTCGCCCCCCTTCACGCCCATGCCCTGACGGAACAGGAGATTCTTGCCAGGAACGAAGCCTCCCTGGTGGCGGTGCGTGCCCTCGACCCGCAGTCCGGAACCATTGTGGTCGGCAGCGGTGTGGTCATCGCCCCGCAGCAGGTGATCACCTCCTGCGGGCTGGTGGATGGCCGAGGTGGGCTGGAAGTCGCCAAAGGGGCGCAAAAAATAGCGGCAAAGCTGCTGTTTGCCGATGCGGAAAAAGGACTCTGCCTGCTGGCGGCCGATGGTCTTGCCGCCACCACCGCCGAGCGGGGCCGCAGCAGCGGATTGAGCATGCAGCAGTCGATCTGGGCTGTGGGGATGGGGGACAAGGCGGCTGCCCTTGAGTCGGGGGTGCTGACCCAGCTGCGGGGCGGCACACAGCCGCTGATCGAAACCACCCTACTCGGAACCCGGCAGACGCTTGGGCGGGGACTTTTCGACCGGGATGGGCGCCTGATCGGCATTGCCACCGTCTTTGAGGACAATGGGCAAAACCTGTACTTCGCCGCCCCGATCGAATGGCTCGACAGTCTGCAGCCAGACGCCGAGCCGGGCGGGCTCAACCGCAAGATTCACTGGATCAAGCGGGCGGCCCTGATGGAGGAGGCGGCCGACTGGCAGCGGTTGCACGACGTGAGTCGGCAATGGGCCGACGAATTCCCGCAGGAACCCGCGGCCTGGCATACCTTGGGCTATGCCTGTATCGGCCTGCATGCGTCGTCGGAGGCTCGGGCCGCCTTTCAGGAGACCATCCGCATCAATCCTGATGATATCGACGGTTGGAGCAACCTCGGTTTCATCTATACCGATCTGGAGCAACTGCCGCAAGCCGTGGGGGCCTACCAAAAGGTGGTGCAGATCGATCCCAGGGATACGGATGGCTGGTTGAACCTGAGTCTTGCCTACGAGGCGGTCGGCGACCATGCACAGGCGATGAAGGCGGCCGAGGAACTGGCTCGCCTGGATGTGACCCGCGCCGATGAGCTGCGCAGTTTTCTCCAACAGAAAGGTGGCGCGGGGTTTGACGATGTGGAGGAGCCCGCCCATCCGTAG
- a CDS encoding DUF2149 domain-containing protein: MYYFRSRRTNKSRKGFSDPAFRDDDPMTGVANLFDIGLVFIVGLLLTLFSVYRLQDLFDKNAEMTIMKQQASGEMEIIVKKGTQIKASRITKESAQGKGNRLGVAYRLEDGSMVYVPDSGAQ, from the coding sequence ATGTACTACTTTCGCTCGCGCCGAACCAATAAAAGCCGCAAGGGATTTTCCGATCCGGCCTTTCGTGACGACGACCCCATGACCGGGGTCGCCAACCTCTTCGACATCGGCCTGGTGTTCATCGTCGGCCTGCTGCTGACCTTGTTCAGCGTCTACCGCCTCCAGGATCTGTTCGATAAAAACGCCGAGATGACGATCATGAAACAACAGGCCTCCGGCGAGATGGAGATCATCGTCAAGAAGGGAACCCAGATCAAGGCCAGCCGCATCACCAAGGAGAGCGCCCAGGGCAAGGGCAACCGGCTCGGCGTTGCCTACCGCCTTGAAGACGGTTCCATGGTCTACGTGCCCGACAGCGGCGCCCAGTGA
- a CDS encoding tRNA threonylcarbamoyladenosine dehydratase, which translates to MDRFSRIEKLLGHEVLVRLQSRYVVVVGLGAVGGHVVEGLARSGVGRLRLVDFDVISPTNINRQILALESTLGRKKCEVAEERVRLINPQCFVEGRQAFLDEENVHSILTPRPDLVIDAIDALSPKIQLLREAHYLGIPILSSMGAALRTDPTKVAYADLSKTYNCPLAKRVRKRLRKFGIEQGIDCVFSSEPVDFTYEGPQEEEIPTQEWRGCPRNVLGSMPTITGIFGLMLANKAILQLARPDDCAREAVVSGE; encoded by the coding sequence ATGGATCGGTTTTCACGCATAGAAAAATTATTGGGCCATGAGGTTTTGGTCAGGCTCCAGTCCCGTTACGTGGTGGTGGTCGGCCTTGGTGCGGTCGGCGGACATGTGGTTGAAGGGCTTGCGCGCAGCGGTGTCGGACGTCTGCGCCTGGTCGACTTTGATGTGATATCTCCCACCAATATCAACCGTCAGATTTTGGCCCTGGAGTCGACCCTGGGACGCAAGAAATGCGAAGTTGCCGAGGAGCGGGTACGATTGATCAACCCGCAATGTTTTGTGGAGGGCAGGCAGGCCTTTCTCGATGAGGAGAATGTCCATTCCATTCTCACCCCCCGGCCTGATCTGGTCATTGACGCCATCGATGCCCTCAGTCCCAAAATTCAATTGCTCCGAGAAGCCCACTATCTCGGTATTCCGATCTTGTCCTCCATGGGGGCGGCCCTGCGCACCGACCCGACAAAGGTCGCGTACGCGGATCTCAGCAAGACCTATAACTGTCCGCTGGCGAAACGGGTGCGGAAGCGGTTGCGAAAATTCGGCATTGAACAGGGGATCGACTGTGTATTCTCATCCGAACCTGTCGATTTTACCTACGAAGGGCCGCAGGAAGAGGAGATCCCCACCCAGGAGTGGCGGGGTTGCCCGCGCAATGTGCTGGGCAGTATGCCCACCATCACCGGTATTTTTGGTCTGATGCTTGCCAACAAAGCGATCCTCCAGTTGGCCAGGCCGGATGATTGTGCAAGAGAGGCTGTCGTTTCTGGGGAGTGA
- a CDS encoding TonB-dependent receptor, with protein MPGLPAPSRPLSRTIRLSCLGLCCAPLLVQAQMAQAHDSGGHGSEPTTMETMVVTADRLSEYAEKNPAMVEVMGRKEIDNRNMLSVEEALNGMAGVEVKGAMGVGSRISIRGSGKSGGVLVLLNGRPLNSNQYGSVDLAGIPIETIESITVFKPPVPVWLGSGASDGAISIVTKGIGSKKNAEKKHLTKLRGTVGSYGTLEASGSDQMQLESGSSVMASATGKHRDGKRANKDLDSGSFLVHWNGELAENRSLEVNGRYFTSESGSPGPVDNPTPNARQSYEKASFDSRLTGLAGETGDYVLNLYGDTTTVEDKSQSGFVSTLDDDKVGIKGEYNWNDTADEWAVRTSAVLENDDLDHTLSGEHNRITAGLGLQADRKWQDWTLTGGLRGDRVTGFGFNPGVSAGLHHALGAGWNFKANIGHSVNIPTFGQLYQPAHGSIDQVRGNPDLDKEKILALDAGVEYNWDKTAQVQLTFFRSDTNDPILYQRDPLTLIYSPINGDNAWRQGIEINAKYNFNKRLSLQSNLILQDSEVEDTGNELTYTPNLKGKLTLLATLPRTETRVETSLRYTGKQYSEMENIEAQRLDDYLSVDFKATQPFKLAGMQAEWFFNLENLFDTDYEIHYGYPDEGVRFLTGLNLSF; from the coding sequence ATGCCCGGTCTGCCCGCACCATCTCGTCCCCTTTCCCGAACAATTCGCCTTTCCTGCCTGGGTCTTTGCTGTGCCCCACTGCTGGTGCAGGCCCAGATGGCGCAGGCCCATGACAGCGGCGGCCACGGCAGTGAACCGACCACGATGGAGACCATGGTGGTCACCGCCGATCGTCTCAGCGAGTATGCGGAAAAAAATCCGGCCATGGTCGAGGTCATGGGACGCAAGGAGATCGACAACCGCAACATGCTCAGTGTGGAGGAGGCCCTGAACGGGATGGCCGGTGTGGAGGTCAAAGGAGCCATGGGTGTGGGATCGCGCATCTCCATCCGCGGCTCGGGCAAATCAGGCGGGGTGCTGGTCCTGCTCAACGGCCGCCCGCTCAACAGCAACCAGTACGGCAGCGTCGATCTGGCCGGCATTCCCATCGAGACCATTGAATCGATCACCGTGTTCAAGCCGCCGGTCCCGGTCTGGCTGGGATCCGGCGCGAGCGATGGCGCGATCAGCATCGTCACCAAGGGCATCGGCAGCAAAAAGAATGCGGAGAAAAAACACCTGACCAAACTGCGCGGTACGGTCGGCTCCTACGGAACGCTGGAAGCCAGTGGCAGCGATCAGATGCAGCTGGAATCAGGCTCTTCGGTCATGGCCTCGGCCACGGGCAAGCACCGCGACGGCAAACGCGCCAACAAGGATCTCGACAGCGGCAGTTTCCTGGTCCACTGGAACGGTGAGCTGGCCGAGAACCGCAGCCTGGAGGTCAACGGCCGCTACTTCACCTCCGAATCAGGTTCCCCCGGACCGGTGGACAACCCCACCCCCAATGCCCGCCAATCCTACGAAAAAGCCTCGTTCGACAGCCGCCTCACCGGCCTGGCCGGAGAAACCGGCGACTATGTTCTCAATCTCTATGGCGATACCACCACGGTGGAGGACAAGAGCCAGAGCGGGTTCGTTTCCACCCTGGACGACGACAAGGTGGGGATCAAGGGCGAATACAACTGGAACGATACGGCCGATGAATGGGCGGTGCGGACCAGCGCCGTCTTGGAAAACGACGATCTCGACCATACCCTCTCCGGCGAACACAACCGCATCACCGCCGGCCTTGGCCTGCAGGCGGACCGCAAGTGGCAGGACTGGACCCTGACCGGCGGCCTGCGCGGCGATCGGGTCACCGGATTCGGCTTCAACCCCGGTGTTTCCGCAGGCCTCCACCATGCGCTTGGTGCGGGTTGGAACTTCAAGGCCAATATCGGCCACAGCGTCAACATCCCCACCTTTGGCCAGCTCTATCAGCCTGCCCACGGCAGCATCGATCAGGTGCGCGGCAATCCCGACCTGGACAAGGAAAAAATCCTCGCCCTGGATGCAGGCGTCGAATACAACTGGGACAAGACCGCCCAGGTCCAGTTGACGTTTTTCCGCAGCGACACCAACGATCCCATCCTCTATCAGCGCGACCCGCTGACGCTCATCTACAGCCCGATCAACGGCGACAATGCCTGGCGCCAGGGGATCGAGATCAACGCCAAATACAACTTCAACAAACGGCTCAGCCTGCAATCAAACCTGATCCTCCAGGACTCCGAGGTCGAGGATACCGGCAACGAGCTGACCTATACCCCCAACCTCAAGGGTAAACTCACCTTACTCGCCACCCTGCCGCGGACAGAGACCCGGGTAGAGACCAGCCTGCGCTACACCGGCAAACAGTACAGTGAGATGGAAAATATCGAGGCCCAGCGGTTGGATGACTACCTGAGCGTGGACTTCAAGGCCACCCAGCCCTTCAAACTGGCCGGGATGCAGGCGGAATGGTTTTTCAATCTGGAAAACCTGTTCGACACCGACTATGAAATCCACTACGGCTACCCCGATGAGGGAGTCCGCTTTCTCACCGGACTCAATCTGAGTTTTTGA
- a CDS encoding DUF2162 family putative transporter: MVYKSLIMGVLFSIGIFAGKSGIGLAYLLERTPSTGAKLVRLLAFALLYGLLFGLVALGLRLLDPLAHLETIQAFLQSGMQVHLLMAGVMLLWGLLLLRKPHHHAATSRGWLLLTLPCPVCATVIVFAIAFCLSLFPDRFPQVVGGLYFAFLCISLATMGLMLGLGRLSQQPSEILLGGAMVLLGAYFLISMAVLPQFTDVDKIYRLARYHEPGQLQNLSALLPLVALSLLTFIAGFGLTHKKIRSSF, encoded by the coding sequence GTGGTCTACAAAAGCCTGATCATGGGCGTACTGTTCAGCATCGGCATCTTTGCCGGCAAAAGCGGGATAGGCCTCGCCTATCTGCTTGAGCGCACCCCTTCCACGGGGGCAAAACTAGTCCGTCTCTTGGCCTTTGCCCTCCTCTACGGGCTCCTCTTTGGCCTGGTGGCTTTGGGCCTGCGCCTCCTCGATCCCTTGGCCCACCTGGAAACCATTCAGGCCTTTCTCCAATCCGGGATGCAGGTGCATCTGCTCATGGCGGGCGTGATGCTCCTTTGGGGGCTGCTCCTGTTGCGCAAACCCCATCACCATGCAGCCACCAGCCGCGGCTGGCTGCTGTTGACCCTGCCCTGCCCGGTCTGCGCCACGGTGATTGTCTTTGCCATCGCCTTTTGCCTCTCGCTTTTTCCCGACCGGTTCCCTCAGGTGGTGGGCGGGCTTTATTTCGCCTTCCTCTGCATCAGCCTGGCGACCATGGGGTTGATGCTCGGCCTGGGACGTCTGTCGCAGCAACCGTCCGAGATCCTGCTCGGCGGCGCCATGGTCCTGCTCGGTGCCTACTTCCTCATCTCCATGGCGGTTCTGCCCCAGTTCACCGATGTCGACAAGATCTACCGCCTGGCCCGCTACCATGAGCCCGGGCAATTGCAGAACCTGAGCGCCCTGCTGCCGCTCGTGGCGCTCTCCCTATTGACCTTTATTGCCGGTTTCGGCCTTACCCATAAAAAAATTCGGAGTTCCTTCTAA
- a CDS encoding MotA/TolQ/ExbB proton channel family protein — translation MDVGALLKTFIYLVSSSLLYPVLLVLSLLVLVIIVQSGGFFAEWLERVRLQSCPSEQLPQLLQTGQAKAIISHRVNRYLQTLNQLLATPGDKEIAVENLLQSTTLELWKSMDRLRILVRTGPSLGLLGTLIPMGTGLAALGQGDMTKLSSDLVIAFTTTVVGMAVGTVAFCFYTVRRRWLEEDIKNMELATELLMHTPTEP, via the coding sequence ATGGACGTCGGCGCCCTGCTCAAAACCTTTATCTATCTGGTCTCCTCTTCCCTGCTCTATCCGGTGCTCCTGGTACTGAGCCTTCTGGTGCTGGTGATCATTGTTCAATCCGGCGGTTTCTTCGCCGAATGGCTCGAGCGAGTACGGCTGCAATCCTGCCCCTCCGAGCAACTGCCGCAGCTGCTGCAGACCGGGCAGGCCAAGGCAATCATCTCCCACCGGGTCAATCGTTACCTCCAGACCCTGAACCAACTGCTCGCCACTCCGGGCGATAAGGAAATCGCGGTGGAAAACCTGCTCCAGTCGACCACCTTGGAGCTATGGAAATCCATGGATCGCCTGCGGATTCTGGTACGCACCGGCCCCTCGCTCGGCTTGCTCGGCACACTTATTCCCATGGGGACCGGACTTGCGGCGCTGGGTCAGGGCGACATGACCAAACTCAGCTCGGATCTGGTCATCGCCTTCACCACCACCGTGGTCGGCATGGCCGTGGGCACGGTGGCCTTCTGTTTCTACACCGTGCGCCGGCGCTGGCTTGAGGAGGATATCAAGAACATGGAGTTGGCCACCGAACTCCTGATGCATACGCCGACGGAGCCTTGA